In Neodiprion pinetum isolate iyNeoPine1 chromosome 6, iyNeoPine1.2, whole genome shotgun sequence, one genomic interval encodes:
- the ICA69 gene encoding islet cell autoantigen 1-like protein isoform X2: MNAYDRGTSGMSGSAFDRWVQKADLPDDSAITKMQHQYWVTKQALSQKLGKKEDECIVASDAELDSKLELFRSIQESCLHLQRIIDKYQERLCNLAQEENAMGRFLKEAGKQDKTRAGKMMSAVGKSLSYSGQQRLALRAPLVRLYQEVETFRQRAIEDTLQNVQSMEKARTEYRAALSWMKNVSQELDPDTFKQLERFRKVQTRVRRGKSAFDHLALDCLQKVDLLAAARCNMFSHALVLYQSTLLNFTKKSAQAYATIANSFKGYQQYDFMVVKELAETSIKLAQKTGGNEDLDDKDKLLFFESDYHDNVEEAQEVKATDEKKTEAGNIEKDNDEKLLDIGDDSHIPDNTELSLSQLNLNTDDENRDKGLQSFLNSTEDKELADFFNNIDPQTKKLNEEKSAKKIDQVKLDESLTQLDLAMDSFTGTGVGFDFTNSPLFNPQQQQPQAPLDLLTSESVALFEEILNTTPTTSANDWEMMSGDTFLPPGILKQSLGAATLGTNQKDPVSASNDNKNKSKSNKTGNSWLDLFAELDPLANNPMDSLISDRNAPA; encoded by the exons ATGAATGCATA CGATAGGGGCACATCCGGCATGTCAGGCAGTGCCTTTGATCGCTGGGTGCAAAAAGCTGACTTACCAGACGATTCGGCAATAACTAAAATGCAACATCAATACTGGGTGACAAAACAAGCTTTATCGCAGAAACTTGGTAAAAAAGAGGATGAATGCATTGTTGCTTCGGATGCGGAACTTGATTCTAAGCTGGAATTATTTCGTAGTATCCAAGAATCTTGTTTGCATCTGCAAAGAATAATCGACAAATACCAAGAACGTTTATGCA ATCTAGCGCAAGAAGAAAATGCCATGGGTCGATTTCTGAAGGAAGCTGGTAAACAGGATAAAACTAGAGCTGGCAAGATGATGTCAGCTGTTGGGAAATCTCTATCCTACTCAGGGCAACAAAGACTTGCTCTCAGAGCACCGTTAGTCAGATTGTATCAGGAGGTTGAGACTTTTCGGCAAAGGGCAATTGAGGACACTTTGCAAAATGTTCAATCTATGGAAAAAGCTAGAACTGAATATCGGGCTGCCCTTTCTTGGATGAAGAATGTATCTCAAGAATTGGACCCAGATACTTTTAAGCAACTGGAACGGTTCAGAAAGGTTCAAACTAGAGTTCGAAG AGGTAAATCAGCGTTTGATCACTTGGCTCTGGACTGCCTGCAGAAAGTGGATTTATTGGCAGCGGCGAGATGCAATATGTTTAGTCACGCACTTGTTCTGTACCAAAGTACCTTGTtgaattttaccaaaaaatctgCTCAAGCATATGCAACAATTGCAAACAGCTTCAAGGGCTACCAACAGTACGATTTTATGGTTGTAAAGGAACTTGCGGAGACTTCTATCAAACTGGCACAAAAAACAGGCGGCAACGAGGATCTGGATGACAAAGATAA ATTATTGTTTTTCGAGTCTGACTATCATGACAATGTGGAGGAAGCTCAAGAAGTGAAAGCAACTGATGAGAAGAAAACGGAAGCAGGTAACATCGAGAAagataatgatgaaaaattactgGATATTGGAGATGATTCGCATATTCCAGACAATACGGAATTGAGTCTTTCacaattgaatttgaatactGACGATGAGAACAGAGATAAAGGTCTTCAGAGCTTTTTAAACAGCACCGAAGACAAGGAGCTTGCTGATTTCTTTAATAACATAGATCCACAGACcaagaaattgaacgaagaGAAATCTGCAAAAAAGATAGACCAAGTAAAATTGGATGAAAGTCTGACACAGCTGGATTTGGCAATGGATTCATTTACTGGCACTGGTGTTGGTTTTGATTTTACCAACTCTCCACTCTTTAATcctcaacaacaacaaccgCAAGCACCTCTTGACTTGTTAACTTCAGAAAGTGTAGCcttatttgaagaaattttaaataccaCACCTACTACGAGTGCCAATGATTGGGAAATGATGTCTGGTGATACTTTCTTACCACCCGGTATATTGAAACAGAGTTTAGGAGCTGCCACACTTGGTACAAATCAGAAAGATCCTGTTAGCGCAAGCAACGACAATAAG AACAAAAGTAAATCAAATAAAACAGGAAACTCTTGGCTGGACTTATTTGCTGAGTTAGATCCACTTGCCAACAATCCGATGGATAGTCTAATCAGCGATAGAAATGCCCCTGCTTAG
- the LOC124221459 gene encoding armadillo repeat-containing protein 8 isoform X2, with the protein MVSLMQPYMDVESSRSYIDELYSPSGQKCLEAIICLKNSVIGSNRQKGSVIAQGVVPRLLQLLSDSTGRVGDRVRLESAVTLGSLAKGTDQHVRALIELNVVPLLLQVLLASTNRCNEPDDDNQTPLVEACLRCLRTVFHHTAAPVHAIYQDPGLVPRLLALASKSVTNQVCVATILTAACKTAEEQNALSRGGAVGALATQLDSPLSDVQLPALACLANMCYQNHTVSALVAAATTNSSQGRAVPVALGQLMGRERSALVQLEAARCVAYMHRAGALTSTDPRVVYRALPCLVRLCHRERPPRERVAAAETLAYLTEVDTDLQRLASISNHLISNLAELLKPHPSVLDATLSQDMRQAAFRAFASLGANDEDIRKRIIETENLMEQVVGGLQDPGGPRVRLAAVRCLHSLSRSVQQLRTTFQDHAVWRPLMQLLHGADRGLEGRGLEGEEDLLTVASSTLCNLLLEFSPSKEPILESGGVELLCSLTRRPDPALRLNGIWALMNVAFQAEQRVKSQILSCLGTDQIFRLLADPELAVLMKTLGLLRNLLSTKAHIDRIMAEHAAHVMQAVILVLEDPEHPADVKEQALCILANVADGDRARDHIMANEDVLKKLMDYMMHSNVKLQVAAIFCVCNLVWREEDGAAQRQARLRELGLYRILQQLRHTKDSQLFEKVKAAMSQFTDA; encoded by the exons ATGGTCTCGTTGATGCAGCCGTATATG GACGTTGAAAGTTCTAGAAGCTACATCGACGAGTTATATTCTCCCAGTGGCCAAAAATGCCTGGAGGCTATTAT cTGCCTAAAAAATTCAGTCATTGGAAGCAATCGGCAAAAGGGTTCAGTTATAGCGCAAGGCGTGGTGCCTAGACTGCTGCAGTTGCTAAGTGACTCGACCGGAAGAGTAGGAGATCGTGTGCGGCTTGAATCTGCTGTTACTTTGGGTTCCCTAGCGAAAGGAACTGATCAGCATGTCAGAGCGCTCATAGAACTGAATGTAGTTCCACTGTTGCTGCAAGTGCTGCTGGCCAGCACCAATCGTTGTAACGAACCTGACGATGATAATCAAACACCATTGGTCGAAGCATGTCTCAGATGTTTGAGGACCGTTTTTCACCACACAGCAGCCCCTGTTCATGCTATATATCAGGATCCTGGATTGGTTCCACGCTTATTGGCACTAGCTTCTAAATCTGTTACCAATCAAGTGTGTGTTGCTACCATTTTAACAGCAGCGTGCAAG ACAGCTGAAGAGCAGAATGCACTATCCCGAGGTGGAGCTGTTGGTGCGCTTGCAACGCAGCTAGACTCTCCTCTTTCTGATGTTCAACTACCAGCTCTCGCCTGCCTTGCAAATATGTGCTATCAGAATCACACGGTATCTGCACTAGTTGCTGCAGCTACAACCAACAGCTCTCAAGGCAG AGCCGTGCCAGTTGCATTGGGCCAGCTGATGGGTCGCGAAAGAAGCGCACTAGTCCAACTCGAGGCAGCTCGGTGCGTTGCATATATGCATAGAGCTGGCGCTTTGACTTCGACAGATCCACGAGTTGTATATAGGGCACTGCCTTGTTTGGTAAGGCTTTGTCATCGAGAAAGACCTCCTAGAGAAAGAGTGGCTGCAGCAGAAACACTCGCGTACCTGACCGAAGTCGACACGGACCTACAACGACTAGCATCTATTAGCAATCACCTTATATCCAACCTTGCAGAATTGCTGAAGCCACATCCATCG GTGCTAGATGCAACGCTTTCGCAGGATATGCGCCAAGCGGCATTCAGAGCATTTGCATCTTTGGGTGCAAATGATGAAGATATTCGTAAGAGGATCATTGAAACAGAGAACTTGATGGAGCAGGTGGTGGGCGGTTTGCAAGATCCCGGTGGACCACGAGTACGACTTGCGGCAGTTCGATGCTTGCACTCGCTATCGAGAAGTGTGCAACAACTGCGCACCACATTTCAAGATCACGCAGTATGGCGACCACTTATGCAACTATTACATGGAGCAGACAGAGGACTAGAGG GTAGGGGATTAGAAGGCGAAGAGGACTTGCTAACTGTGGCCTCTAGCACCCTGTGCAACCTGCTATTGGAATTTAGCCCAAGTAAGGAGCCTATTCTCGAATCAGGTGGAGTGGAGTTGTTATGTTCATTGACCAGGCGACCAGACCCTGCGCTACGCCTAAACGGTATTTGGGCGCTGATGAATGTGGCTTTCCAGGCTGAACAGCGTGTCAAATCGCAAATCCTCTCTTGTCTCGGTACCGATCAAATATTTCGTCTACTTGCTGATCCGGAATTGGCTGTTCTAATGAAAACACTTGGCTTGTTACGAAATCTTCTGTCAACAAAGGCACACATTGATCGTATTATGGCAGAGCACGCTGCCCACGTGATGCAAGCTGTCATTCTGGTATTGGAAGATCCTGAACACCCAGCTGATGTCAAAGAGCAAGCTCTGTGTATTCTAGCAAATGTCGCCGATGGGGATCGCGCACGCGATCATATCATGGCAAACGAAGACGTCTTGAAGAAACTCATGGATTACATG ATGCACAGTAATgtgaagctacaagtggcagCTATTTTCTGTGTATGTAATTTGGTCTGGAGGGAAGAGGACGGGGCTGCGCAACGTCAGGCACGATTACGCGAACTAGGCCTTTACCGTATTTTACAACAATTACGACACACCAAGGATTCACAGCTATTCGAAAA agTAAAGGCTGCCATGTCTCAGTTTACCGATGCTTGA
- the LOC124221459 gene encoding armadillo repeat-containing protein 8 isoform X1, with protein sequence MVSLMQPYMDVESSRSYIDELYSPSGQKCLEAIICLKNSVIGSNRQKGSVIAQGVVPRLLQLLSDSTGRVGDRVRLESAVTLGSLAKGTDQHVRALIELNVVPLLLQVLLASTNRCNEPDDDNQTPLVEACLRCLRTVFHHTAAPVHAIYQDPGLVPRLLALASKSVTNQVCVATILTAACKQTAEEQNALSRGGAVGALATQLDSPLSDVQLPALACLANMCYQNHTVSALVAAATTNSSQGRAVPVALGQLMGRERSALVQLEAARCVAYMHRAGALTSTDPRVVYRALPCLVRLCHRERPPRERVAAAETLAYLTEVDTDLQRLASISNHLISNLAELLKPHPSVLDATLSQDMRQAAFRAFASLGANDEDIRKRIIETENLMEQVVGGLQDPGGPRVRLAAVRCLHSLSRSVQQLRTTFQDHAVWRPLMQLLHGADRGLEGRGLEGEEDLLTVASSTLCNLLLEFSPSKEPILESGGVELLCSLTRRPDPALRLNGIWALMNVAFQAEQRVKSQILSCLGTDQIFRLLADPELAVLMKTLGLLRNLLSTKAHIDRIMAEHAAHVMQAVILVLEDPEHPADVKEQALCILANVADGDRARDHIMANEDVLKKLMDYMMHSNVKLQVAAIFCVCNLVWREEDGAAQRQARLRELGLYRILQQLRHTKDSQLFEKVKAAMSQFTDA encoded by the exons ATGGTCTCGTTGATGCAGCCGTATATG GACGTTGAAAGTTCTAGAAGCTACATCGACGAGTTATATTCTCCCAGTGGCCAAAAATGCCTGGAGGCTATTAT cTGCCTAAAAAATTCAGTCATTGGAAGCAATCGGCAAAAGGGTTCAGTTATAGCGCAAGGCGTGGTGCCTAGACTGCTGCAGTTGCTAAGTGACTCGACCGGAAGAGTAGGAGATCGTGTGCGGCTTGAATCTGCTGTTACTTTGGGTTCCCTAGCGAAAGGAACTGATCAGCATGTCAGAGCGCTCATAGAACTGAATGTAGTTCCACTGTTGCTGCAAGTGCTGCTGGCCAGCACCAATCGTTGTAACGAACCTGACGATGATAATCAAACACCATTGGTCGAAGCATGTCTCAGATGTTTGAGGACCGTTTTTCACCACACAGCAGCCCCTGTTCATGCTATATATCAGGATCCTGGATTGGTTCCACGCTTATTGGCACTAGCTTCTAAATCTGTTACCAATCAAGTGTGTGTTGCTACCATTTTAACAGCAGCGTGCAAG CAGACAGCTGAAGAGCAGAATGCACTATCCCGAGGTGGAGCTGTTGGTGCGCTTGCAACGCAGCTAGACTCTCCTCTTTCTGATGTTCAACTACCAGCTCTCGCCTGCCTTGCAAATATGTGCTATCAGAATCACACGGTATCTGCACTAGTTGCTGCAGCTACAACCAACAGCTCTCAAGGCAG AGCCGTGCCAGTTGCATTGGGCCAGCTGATGGGTCGCGAAAGAAGCGCACTAGTCCAACTCGAGGCAGCTCGGTGCGTTGCATATATGCATAGAGCTGGCGCTTTGACTTCGACAGATCCACGAGTTGTATATAGGGCACTGCCTTGTTTGGTAAGGCTTTGTCATCGAGAAAGACCTCCTAGAGAAAGAGTGGCTGCAGCAGAAACACTCGCGTACCTGACCGAAGTCGACACGGACCTACAACGACTAGCATCTATTAGCAATCACCTTATATCCAACCTTGCAGAATTGCTGAAGCCACATCCATCG GTGCTAGATGCAACGCTTTCGCAGGATATGCGCCAAGCGGCATTCAGAGCATTTGCATCTTTGGGTGCAAATGATGAAGATATTCGTAAGAGGATCATTGAAACAGAGAACTTGATGGAGCAGGTGGTGGGCGGTTTGCAAGATCCCGGTGGACCACGAGTACGACTTGCGGCAGTTCGATGCTTGCACTCGCTATCGAGAAGTGTGCAACAACTGCGCACCACATTTCAAGATCACGCAGTATGGCGACCACTTATGCAACTATTACATGGAGCAGACAGAGGACTAGAGG GTAGGGGATTAGAAGGCGAAGAGGACTTGCTAACTGTGGCCTCTAGCACCCTGTGCAACCTGCTATTGGAATTTAGCCCAAGTAAGGAGCCTATTCTCGAATCAGGTGGAGTGGAGTTGTTATGTTCATTGACCAGGCGACCAGACCCTGCGCTACGCCTAAACGGTATTTGGGCGCTGATGAATGTGGCTTTCCAGGCTGAACAGCGTGTCAAATCGCAAATCCTCTCTTGTCTCGGTACCGATCAAATATTTCGTCTACTTGCTGATCCGGAATTGGCTGTTCTAATGAAAACACTTGGCTTGTTACGAAATCTTCTGTCAACAAAGGCACACATTGATCGTATTATGGCAGAGCACGCTGCCCACGTGATGCAAGCTGTCATTCTGGTATTGGAAGATCCTGAACACCCAGCTGATGTCAAAGAGCAAGCTCTGTGTATTCTAGCAAATGTCGCCGATGGGGATCGCGCACGCGATCATATCATGGCAAACGAAGACGTCTTGAAGAAACTCATGGATTACATG ATGCACAGTAATgtgaagctacaagtggcagCTATTTTCTGTGTATGTAATTTGGTCTGGAGGGAAGAGGACGGGGCTGCGCAACGTCAGGCACGATTACGCGAACTAGGCCTTTACCGTATTTTACAACAATTACGACACACCAAGGATTCACAGCTATTCGAAAA agTAAAGGCTGCCATGTCTCAGTTTACCGATGCTTGA
- the ICA69 gene encoding islet cell autoantigen 1-like protein isoform X1, producing MNAYDRGTSGMSGSAFDRWVQKADLPDDSAITKMQHQYWVTKQALSQKLGKKEDECIVASDAELDSKLELFRSIQESCLHLQRIIDKYQERLCNLAQEENAMGRFLKEAGKQDKTRAGKMMSAVGKSLSYSGQQRLALRAPLVRLYQEVETFRQRAIEDTLQNVQSMEKARTEYRAALSWMKNVSQELDPDTFKQLERFRKVQTRVRRGKSAFDHLALDCLQKVDLLAAARCNMFSHALVLYQSTLLNFTKKSAQAYATIANSFKGYQQYDFMVVKELAETSIKLAQKTGGNEDLDDKDKLLFFESDYHDNVEEAQEVKATDEKKTEAGNIEKDNDEKLLDIGDDSHIPDNTELSLSQLNLNTDDENRDKGLQSFLNSTEDKELADFFNNIDPQTKKLNEEKSAKKIDQVKLDESLTQLDLAMDSFTGTGVGFDFTNSPLFNPQQQQPQAPLDLLTSESVALFEEILNTTPTTSANDWEMMSGDTFLPPGILKQSLGAATLGTNQKDPVSASNDNKQNKSKSNKTGNSWLDLFAELDPLANNPMDSLISDRNAPA from the exons ATGAATGCATA CGATAGGGGCACATCCGGCATGTCAGGCAGTGCCTTTGATCGCTGGGTGCAAAAAGCTGACTTACCAGACGATTCGGCAATAACTAAAATGCAACATCAATACTGGGTGACAAAACAAGCTTTATCGCAGAAACTTGGTAAAAAAGAGGATGAATGCATTGTTGCTTCGGATGCGGAACTTGATTCTAAGCTGGAATTATTTCGTAGTATCCAAGAATCTTGTTTGCATCTGCAAAGAATAATCGACAAATACCAAGAACGTTTATGCA ATCTAGCGCAAGAAGAAAATGCCATGGGTCGATTTCTGAAGGAAGCTGGTAAACAGGATAAAACTAGAGCTGGCAAGATGATGTCAGCTGTTGGGAAATCTCTATCCTACTCAGGGCAACAAAGACTTGCTCTCAGAGCACCGTTAGTCAGATTGTATCAGGAGGTTGAGACTTTTCGGCAAAGGGCAATTGAGGACACTTTGCAAAATGTTCAATCTATGGAAAAAGCTAGAACTGAATATCGGGCTGCCCTTTCTTGGATGAAGAATGTATCTCAAGAATTGGACCCAGATACTTTTAAGCAACTGGAACGGTTCAGAAAGGTTCAAACTAGAGTTCGAAG AGGTAAATCAGCGTTTGATCACTTGGCTCTGGACTGCCTGCAGAAAGTGGATTTATTGGCAGCGGCGAGATGCAATATGTTTAGTCACGCACTTGTTCTGTACCAAAGTACCTTGTtgaattttaccaaaaaatctgCTCAAGCATATGCAACAATTGCAAACAGCTTCAAGGGCTACCAACAGTACGATTTTATGGTTGTAAAGGAACTTGCGGAGACTTCTATCAAACTGGCACAAAAAACAGGCGGCAACGAGGATCTGGATGACAAAGATAA ATTATTGTTTTTCGAGTCTGACTATCATGACAATGTGGAGGAAGCTCAAGAAGTGAAAGCAACTGATGAGAAGAAAACGGAAGCAGGTAACATCGAGAAagataatgatgaaaaattactgGATATTGGAGATGATTCGCATATTCCAGACAATACGGAATTGAGTCTTTCacaattgaatttgaatactGACGATGAGAACAGAGATAAAGGTCTTCAGAGCTTTTTAAACAGCACCGAAGACAAGGAGCTTGCTGATTTCTTTAATAACATAGATCCACAGACcaagaaattgaacgaagaGAAATCTGCAAAAAAGATAGACCAAGTAAAATTGGATGAAAGTCTGACACAGCTGGATTTGGCAATGGATTCATTTACTGGCACTGGTGTTGGTTTTGATTTTACCAACTCTCCACTCTTTAATcctcaacaacaacaaccgCAAGCACCTCTTGACTTGTTAACTTCAGAAAGTGTAGCcttatttgaagaaattttaaataccaCACCTACTACGAGTGCCAATGATTGGGAAATGATGTCTGGTGATACTTTCTTACCACCCGGTATATTGAAACAGAGTTTAGGAGCTGCCACACTTGGTACAAATCAGAAAGATCCTGTTAGCGCAAGCAACGACAATAAG cAGAACAAAAGTAAATCAAATAAAACAGGAAACTCTTGGCTGGACTTATTTGCTGAGTTAGATCCACTTGCCAACAATCCGATGGATAGTCTAATCAGCGATAGAAATGCCCCTGCTTAG
- the mRpL52 gene encoding large ribosomal subunit protein mL52, whose translation MALMIQTAYRASQHVDHTCIILSVRRFSTSLTLQFDQRWRAKKGLTANPNTFGPLTNLPDYSFKDGRPTPLGVRHRDRLEKQREYAERIIKLTQEIDYAVERHDRLQKEEAARIQAILDRKLKPKGQLLAAKQLTIDQDN comes from the exons ATGGCGCTTATGATTCAAACTGCGTACAGAGCGAGTCAACATGTAG ATCACACGTGTATCATACTAAGTGTAAGAAGATTTTCAACATCTTTGACATTGCAATTTGACCAAAGATGGAGAGCTAA AAAAGGTCTCACAGCGAATCCCAATACTTTTGGTCCACTCACAAATTTACCAGATTATTCCTTCAAGGATGGTCGCCCAACGCCTTTGGGTGTCAGACATAGAGATCGCCTTGAGAAACAACGGGAATATGCG gaaagaattataaaattgacaCAAGAAATTGATTATGCTGTGGAAAGACACGATCGATTACAAAAAGAAGAAGCGGCTAGAATTCAGGCAATTTTAGATAGGAAACTGAAACCCAAAGGTCAATTACTGGCAGCAAAACAACTTACGATAGACCAAGACAATTAA
- the LOC124221480 gene encoding fasciculation and elongation protein zeta-2-like has product MEAVELDEVEDEEDEDLCSLSETLIAELALRDELEYEKELKNQFISLLLAVQNRRRHHHVTKKRNQIQNSNSPLPQHRSIQDSKYLTTVIPYHMDTGPPNNQALQVLIKILKAINEDSPTVPTLLTDYILKDLCPT; this is encoded by the exons ATGGAGGCggtcgagctggacgaggtggaggacgaggaagacgaggatttgtgctcg cTCAGCGAAACTTTAATAGCTGAGTTGGCATTGAGAGACGAGTTGGAGTATGAGAAGGAGCTTAAAAACCAGTTTATTTCATTGCTTCTCGCTGTTCAAAATCGGCGTAGACATCACCACGTGACAAAAAAGAGAAACCAAATACAAAATAGTAACAGCCCTTTGCCGCAGCATAGATCCATACAAGATTCCAAG tatTTGACAACAGTGATACCTTATCACATGGACACTGGCCCACCTAATAATCAAGCATTACAAGTCCTCATTAAGA tATTGAAGGCTATTAATGAGGATAGTCCAACGGTGCCCACATTATTAACGGACTACATATTGAAAG atctgtgccccacctag